The Bacillus sp. Y1 genome has a window encoding:
- a CDS encoding DUF1871 family protein produces MEMLEMNLSLLQRLIEWDPLGYGEDSYDPEIADTIQAVHVLSSVKELARKIQSIYEFSFEEIIPLSECTAMAEALLAIKNESSCSL; encoded by the coding sequence ATGGAAATGCTCGAAATGAATTTAAGTTTGTTACAGCGTCTGATAGAGTGGGATCCACTCGGTTATGGGGAAGACAGCTATGATCCGGAAATTGCGGATACGATTCAAGCAGTACACGTTTTGTCATCTGTAAAAGAGCTTGCTCGAAAAATCCAAAGCATATATGAGTTTTCTTTTGAAGAAATCATTCCTTTATCTGAATGTACAGCCATGGCCGAAGCATTGTTAGCGATTAAAAACGAAAGCTCTTGCTCGTTGTAA